From a region of the Oncorhynchus keta strain PuntledgeMale-10-30-2019 chromosome 13, Oket_V2, whole genome shotgun sequence genome:
- the si:dkey-185m8.2 gene encoding trichohyalin, which yields MESQGEGYPPFSVSTGGDESMQGVMQREVNPSTSAPPLPELRLVLLGRKGTGKSSAANTILGGIGGFESGRPTEECSKKRADLTRRRVTVVDTPGWEWYYPLNSTPDWVRRETLRSMSLCSPGPHVILLVIRSCASVTESYRKQIEEHLESLGEGVLDHTMLLFTRGDELGVVPMEQRILTGGAAFQQLLRRCGNRYHVLDNRSRGDGTQVRELLRKMVEMVENKGGHFGADPALLRLEADGRRRARERRKRQRQMEAQTQRGTIRAVLMTDAGSQGSDWDGKQSFSKGTRRLPELRLVLLGERETGKSSAGNTILGGGGEGAGFFQTGRVTEECARCQAEVAMRLVTVVDTPGWEGGVAGPTPERVKREMVWGSVSLCPPGPHAVLLTLRVDTLVSSTPVREHLELLGEEVWRHAVLLFTHGDQLREGVGIEQHIQSGGRDLKWLVEKCGSRYHVISNVNGRGDTAQVSGLLEKVEKMVAGNRCEAFSSLVQEVSDLTRQRNEKFNQRLKEVGDKMQRQEMELKRMREREVKSIRWFFDRKKKVKSPGKSGMEKEEDGGEEEEEKRSDGRKNEMGELEERIRWLTEDKEREIQDLGAENYRFIAALNQRSREREEIVIKLEEREREIDELKERVDEQQVKLLDLERVIGEKERDKKEREEEFRGKHREWRREAEDLKDRIALEEKEKEEWIGRGKTSQNEMYESKQLYEERRLQYEEEMQRKLHEKEEEMERKLNEKEEEMQRKLHEKEEEMERKLNEKEEEMERKLNEKEEEMERKLHEKEEEMERKLHEKEEEMQRKLNEKEEEMQRKLNEKAEEMEGERLLSETRETERRDEQRKRDEREKQEMSKLKEIIENKNKEITDAQQLVTDKEKEIVEVRARSVDNVKEIERLKENNEQKESEVVAMQRQHTEDKSRRDAEAMDKLRGKEVELNNLIQKDGENKRELVRLRQTIKQTKTELENLTATTEKERMNMIQEYEKEIETKEEEMRLMLEDHESAVRQLQKKEAESRRNISGVTECLRDSQGKVEVLQELNVKLKKEMDNLRKKCQEYEEDQGVQRTERESREADIRELLCGYEEQLKHKDREIHHVMEERNLEVAALKQTNDQRQKELENIKEGEEVREKQVEEIRGCYEKNLRERQNELKQTAEEKEQELEKRGRVYDEKEREQARSKEVLDNRGRELETKDAELVKREEVLVKGEEGLMKRGKELVKGKEELVKGEEALVKGEEKLVKGEEELVKREEVLVKREEVLVKREEVLVIREEVLMKREEVLVKGEEELVKREEVLLKREEVLMKREEVLVKGEEELVKREEVLVKREEVLMKREEVLVIGEEEQVKREEVLLKREEVLVKREEVLVKREAVLVKGEENLAQGEEELFKREEELVKGEEELMKGEEELLKRQEGLVKGEEERVKREEELVKREEVLVKGEEKLVKREENLAKGEEELFKREEELVKVEEELMKREEELVKGKDELFEREELVKGEEELFKREEELVKVEEELMKRQEDLVKREENLVKGEEELLKREEELFKREEELVKGEEKLVKRKEELVKGKEELVKGEEGLVKRQEEQVKREEKLVKREEELFKREEVQVIEEEKLVKRQEQLVKGEEKLVNREKMLVKGEEELEKREGELVKGEEELVKKEEEHENREGELVKREEELVKREEELVKVEEELVKRKEELVKRDEELEGRRREVKNWEEDLETRQKGQEKQKQELWSREKCLKRKEEESESQEQNICSKEQDVEKIEKELQNRKNQLDSREYDLKTSEENIKKIELDLENLQRQQDNRQLELDERENEQGSGKIEHQNQREDLEKRERELRAREHDLRCGEQGLENQEEDMNNRQHDMDKRQEELENIQQDLEKRELHLKNREEETKKHRQALEKIEKEVKDSKQGLENREHHLKNGEQELLNWRTELEIQGKHMSNRSQDMEKLAGEVENHQQELRNREEGFEDKMQELRNWEQRLERLETELERREHEQRNTNNGSKEKEREVNHFEKDLDGRDYDVEIREPNGLIPSHDAHGGDVCDMTTRCDNVTLEAIEDSHMMYQEVGVVEKEGRELQGKEPERSESITDREDQTMMECASSTILNNNSQFERMAAPEEKEGAEECKKRGRMGEEEDEEDNYKEIEDVNVISDLKLTPGPGPSVENTKRIQTSELRLVLLGETWSSRHPAGYTILGREASHPGESISMPWRGQIAGRQVSVVEPLGLKWRNGPDGNTSVTTDPTQLRNIFHSVSLSHPGPHAILLVLPAYLSFTQKYRRAVEHHMSVLGEDIWRRTMVLFTWGEALGESAEQHILRNGDLQWLVGQCGGRYHILASRKNNTQTAELMEKIEEMVAGNYQCNGD from the exons atgGAGTCACAGGGCGAAGGGTACCCTCCCTTTTCGGTCTCAACTGGTGGTG ATGAGAGTATGCAAGGTGTTATGCAGAGAGAGGTGAACCCCTCAACTAGTGCTCCCCCTCTTCCAGAACTTAGGCTAGTCCTGCTGGGAAGGAAAGGAACAGGGAAGAGCTCTGCAGCCAATACCATCCTGGGAGGAATAGGGGGGTTTGAGAGCGGCAGACCAACCGAGGAGTGCTCAAAAAAGCGAGCCGATCTAACCAGGAGACGAGTCACTGTGGTAGACACCCCTGGCTGGGAATGGTACTACCCGCTCAACAGCACCCCCGACTGGGTCCGGAGAGAGACGTTGCGCAGCATGTCCCTGTGCTCCCCCGGACCTCACGTTATCCTGCTAGTGATACGGTCCTGTGCCTCGGTAACCGAGTCCTACAGGAAGCAAATAGAAGAGCACCTGGAGTCTCTGGGGGAAGGGGTGTTGGACCATACCATGTTGCTGTTCACCAGGGGGGACGAGCTGGGTGTGGTGCCCATGGAGCAGAGGATCCTAACGGGTGGGGCTGCCTTCCAGCAGCTGCTACGGAGGTGTGGGAACAG GTACCATGTCCTGGACAATAGGAGCCGGGGAGATGGAACTCAGGTAAGGGAGCTACTGAGGAAgatggtggagatggtggagaaCAAGGGAGGACATTTTGGGGCAGATCCTGCCCTCCTGAGATTGGAGGCAGACgggaggaggagagcgagggaacggaggaagaggcagagacagatggaggccCAGACTCAGAGGGGTACCATCCGAGCTGTGCTTATGA CTGACGCTGGATCACAGGGCTCGGATTGGGATGGGAAACAATCATTCTCCAAGGGTACTCGTCGTCTCCCAGAGCTGAGACTGGTcctcctgggagagagagagacggggaagagcTCGGCTGGGAACACCATactgggtggaggtggagaaggagcAGGGTTCTTCCAGACAGGGAGAGTGACGGAGGAGTGCGCCCGGTGCCAGGCAGAG GTAGCCATGAGGCTGGTCACCGTAGTGGACACCCCCGGTTGGGAAGGTGGAGTAGCAGGCCCCACCCCAGAGAGGGTAAAGCGGGAGATGGTGTGGGGTAGCGTGTCCCTGTGTCCCCCGGGACCCCACGCTGTGCTCCTCACCCTGAGGGTGGACACCCTGGTCAGTTCCACACCTGTAAGAGAACACCTGGAGCTCCTGGGGGAAGAGGTCTGGAGGCATGCTGTCCTCCTGTTCACCCATGGGGACCAGCTGAGGGAGGGGGTGGGCATTGAGCAGCACATCCAAAGTGGAGGGAGGGACCTTAAGTGGCTGGTGGAGAAGTGTGGGAGCAG GTACCACGTCATCAGTAATGTGAATGGGCGTGGGGACACCGCTCAGGTGTCTGGCCTGCTGGAGAAGGTAGAGAAGATGGTGGCCGGGAACAGGTGCGAGGCCTTCTCGTCGCTAGTGCAGGAGGTCAGCGACCTCACCAGACAGAGGAACGAGAAATTCAACCAGCGTCTCAAAGAGGTTGGTGACAAGATGCAGCGTCAGGAGATGGAGCTcaagaggatgagggagagggaggtcaAAAGCATCCGCTGGTTTTTCGATCGGAAGAAGAAAGTTAAATCTCCGGGGAAGTCAGGcatggagaaagaggaggatggaggggaggaggaggaggagaaaaggagtgATGGGAGGAAGAACGAAATGGgcgaactagaggagaggattcGGTGGCTGACggaggataaggagagagagattcagGATCTGGGCGCGGAAAACTACAGATTCATCGCTGCGCTCAACCAGAGAAGCAGGGAGCGAGAGGAGATAGTCATCaagctagaggagagagagagagagattgacgaACTGAAAGAGCGAGTTGACGAGCAGCAAGTGAAACTGCTCGACCTTGAGCGTGTCATCGGGGAGAAAGAACGAGataaaaaagagagggaggaagagtttAGAGGGAAGCATCGGGAATGGAGGAGGGAAGCAGAGGATTTGAAAGACAGGATAGCCCtggaagaaaaagaaaaagaggaATGGATAGGAAGAGGAAAAACGTCACAGAACGAGATGTATGAGTCAAAACAGTTGTATGAGGAGAGACGTTTACAGTATGAGGAAGAGATGCAGAGAAAACTGCATgaaaaagaggaagagatggagagaaaactGAATGAAAAAGAGGAAGAGATGCAGAGAAAACTGCATgaaaaagaggaagagatggagagaaaactgaatgaaaaagaggaagagatggagagaaaactgaatgaaaaagaggaagagatggagagaaaactgcatgaaaaagaggaagagatggagagaaaactGCATGAAAAAGAGGAAGAGATGCAGAGAAAACTGAATGAAAAAGAGGAAGAGATGCAGAGAAAACTGAATGAAAAAGcggaagagatggaaggagagagactgcTATCTGAGACGAGGGAAACAGAAAGGAGGGATGAgcaaagaaagagagatgaaagggAAAAGCAAGAGATGAGCAAGCTGAAAGagatcattgaaaataaaaataaagaaataactgATGCACAGCAATTGGTTACAGACAAAGAAAAAGAGATTGTGGAAGTGAGGGCGAGATCCGTTGACAATGTAAAAGAAATTGAGCGGCTGAAAGAAAACAACGAACAGAAGGAGTCTGAGGTGGTGGCAATGCAACGGCAACACACAGAGGACAAAAGTAGGAGAGATGCCGAGGCAATGGACAAGTTGCGAGGGAAAGAAGTGGAGCTCAACAACTTAATACAAAAGGACGGGGAAAATAAGAGAGAACTCGTCCGTTTAAGGCAGACcattaaacaaacaaaaacagaactggaAAACTTAACTGCCACGACGGAGAAGGAAAGGATGAACATGATACAGGAATATGAAAAGGAAATCGAGACgaaggaagaggagatgaggttgaTGTTAGAAGACCACGAAAGTGCTGTCCGCCAACTGCAGAAAAAGGAGGCAGAAAGTAGAAGGAACATTTCAGGCGTGACAGAATGCTTAAGGGACAGCCAGGGGAAGGTTGAGGTACTGCAGGAGCTGAACGTGAAATTGAAGAAAGAGATGGACAACCTCAGGAAGAAGTGTCAGGAGTATGAGGAGGACCAGGGGGTTCAGAGGAccgagagggagagcagggaggctGACATCAGAGAGCTGCTCTGTGGATATGAAGAGCAgttaaaacacaaagacagggaAATCCACCATGTTATGGAAGAGCGGAACCTGGAGGTTGCTGCGTTGAAACAGACAAACGACCAGAGACAGAAGGAGCTGGAGAATATTAAAgaaggggaggaggtgagagagaaacAGGTGGAGGAGATAAGAGGGTGCTATGAGAAGAATCTGAGAGAAAGGCAGAATGAGCTGAAACAGACGGCTGAGGAAAAGGAGCAAGAGCTGGAGAAACGGGGGAGAGTGTATGATGAGAAGGAACGAGAACAGGCAAGAAGTAAAGAAGTGCTGGATAACAGAGGACGTGAACTTGAGACAAAAGATGCAGAGCTAGTGAAAAGAGAAGAAGTGCtagtgaaaggagaggaagggcTAATGAAAAGAGGGAAAGAGCTAGTGAAAGGAAAGGAAGAGCTAGTAAAAGGAGAAGAAGCGctagtgaaaggagaggaaaagctagtgaaaggagaggaagagctaGTGAAAAGAGAGGAAGTGCTAGTGAAAAGAGAGGAAGTGCTAGTGAAAAGAGAGGAAGTGCTAGTGATAAGAGAGGAAGTGTTAATGAAAAGAGAGGAAGTGCTAGTAAAAGGAGAGGAAGAGCTAGTGAAAAGAGAGGAAGTGCTACTGAAAAGAGAGGAAGTGTTAATGAAACGAGAGGAAGTGCTAGTAAAAGGAGAGGAAGAGCTAGTGAAAAGAGAGGAAGTGCTAGTGAAAAGAGAGGAAGTGTTAATGAAAAGAGAGGAAGTGCTAGTAATAGGAGAGGAAGAGCAAGTGAAAAGAGAGGAAGTGCTACTGAAAAGAGAGGAAGTGCTAGTTAAAAGAGAGGAAGTGCTAGTGAAAAGAGAGGCAGTGctagtgaaaggagaggaaaatcTAGCACAAGGAGAGGAAGAGCTATTCAAAAGAGAAGAAGAATtagtgaaaggagaggaagagctaatgaaaggagaggaagagctaCTGAAAAGACAGGAAGGGCtagtgaaaggagaggaagaacgagtgaaaagagaggaagagctAGTCAAACGAGAGGAAGTGctagtgaaaggagaggaaaagcTAGTGAAGAGAGAGGAAAATCTAGCGAAAGGAGAGGAAGAGCTCTTCAAAAGAGAAGAAGAATTAGTGAAAGTTGAGGAAGAGCTaatgaaaagagaggaagagctAGTGAAAGGAAAGGATGAGCTATTTGAAAGAGAAGAATtagtgaaaggagaggaagagctaTTCAAAAGAGAAGAAGAATTAGTGAAAGTTGAGGAAGAGCTAATGAAAAGACAGGAAGATCTAGTGAAAAGAGAGGAAAATCTAGTGAAAGGAGAAGAAGAGCTAttgaaaagagaggaagagctATTCAAAAGAGAAGAGGAAttagtgaaaggagaggaaaagcTAGTGAAAAGAAAGGAAGAGCTAGTGAAAGGAAAGGAAGAGCTAGTAAAAGGAGAAGAAGGGCTAGTGAAAAGACAGGAAGAGCAAGTGAAACGAGAGGAAAAGCTagtgaaaagagaggaagagctATTCAAAAGAGAGGAAGTGCAAGTTATAGAAGAGGAAAAGCTAGTGAAAAGACAGGAACAGctagtgaaaggagaggaaaagcTAGTGAATAGAGAGAAAATGCtagtgaaaggagaggaagaacttgagaaaagagagggagagctagtgaaaggagaggaagagctaGTGAAAAAAGAGGAAGAACAtgagaatagagagggagagctagtgaaaagagaggaagagctagtgaaaagagaggaagagctTGTGAAAGTAGAGGAAGAGCTTGTGAAAAGAAAGGAAGAGCTAGTGAAAAGAGACGAAGAGTTGGAAGGTAGAAGACGAGAAGTAAAGAACTGGGAGGAAGATCTAGAAACAAGACAGAAAGGACAAGAAAAACAGAAACAGGAGTTGTGGAGCCGAGAAAAATGCTTGAAAAGAAAGGAAGAAGAGTCTGAAAGCCAAGAACAAAACATCTGCAGCAAGGAGCAAGATGTGGAGAAAATAGAAAAAGAGCTGCAAAACAGAAAGAACCAACTTGATAGTAGGGAATATGATTTAAAGACTTCGGAAGAAAATATTAAGAAAATAGAGCTGGATCTAGAAAACCTGCAGCGACAACAGGACAACCGTCAACTAGAGCTGGATGAAAGGGAAAATGAACAAGGGAGTGGGAAGATAGAACATCAGAACCAGAGAGAGGATctggaaaaaagagagagagaactgagggcCAGAGAACATGATTTGAGATGTGGAGAACAAGGGTTGGAAAACCAGGAAGAGGATATGAACAACCGACAGCACGACATGGACAAAAGACAAGAAGAATTGGAAAATATACAACAAGACCTTGAGAAAAGGGAGCTTCACCTGAAGAATAGAGAGGAAGAAACAAAGAAACACAGACAAGCTCTGGAAAAAATAGAGAAAGAGGTCAAAGACAGCAAACAAGGACTTGAAAACAGAGAACACCATTTGAAGAATGGAGAGCAAGAGTTACTGAACTGGAGAACAGAGTTAGAAATTCAAGGGAAACATATGAGCAACAGGAGCCAAGACATGGAAAAGCTGGCGGGGGAGGTGGAAAACCATCAACAAGAGCtaaggaacagagaggaaggttTTGAAGACAAAATGCAAGAGTTGAGGAATTGGGAGCAGCGTCTAGAAAGACTTGAAACAgaactagagaggagagagcatgaaCAGAGGAATACGAATAATGGATCCAAGGAAAAGGAGCGAGAAGTTAACCATTTTGAAAAAGATCTGGATGGCAGAGATTATGACGTGGAGATCAGAGAGCCCAACGGATTGATACCAAGCCATGATGCACATGGAGGAGATGTCTGTGACATGACAACAAGATGTGATAATGTGACACTAGAGGCTATAGAGGATTCCCATATGATGTACCAGGAAGTAGGAGTGGTGGAGAAAGAAGGACGGGAACTGCAGGGAAAAGAACCAGAGAGGAGTGAAAGCATCACAGACCGGGAAGATCAGACGATGATGGAATGTGCCTCGTCTACAATCTTAAACAATAACAGTCAGTTTGAAAGAATGGCAGCGccagaagagaaagagggggcgGAAGAATGTAAAAAGAGGGGTAGAAtgggtgaagaggaggatgaggaggataatTATAAGGAAATTGAAGATGTAAACGTTATCTCAGACTTAAAGTTAACTCCAGGTCCAGGCCCCAGTGTAGAAAACACTAAACGCATCCAAACGTCTGAGCTGAGGCTGGTATTGTTAGGGGAGACTTGGTCCTCCCGTCACCCAGCAGGGTACACAATCCTGGGCAGAGAGGCCTCACACCCAGGTGAGTCCATCTCGATGCCATGGCGGGGACAAATCGCTGGAAGACAGGTCAGTGTGGTAGAACCACTTGGGCTAAAGTGGCGTAACGGACCAGACGGCAACACCTCCGTCACCACAGACCCAACACAGCTCAGGAACATCTTCCATAGTGTTTCCCTGTCCCACCCAGGTCCCCACGCTATCCTCCTGGTCCTACCAGCCTACCTGTCATTCACACAGAAGTATCGGAGAGCGGTAGAACACCATATGAGTGTGCTCGGGGAAGATATTTGGCGTCGCACTATGGTGCTGTTCACGTGGGGGGAAGCTTTAGGGGAGAGTGCGGAGCAGCACATATTGAGGAATGGGGACCTCCAGTGGCTCGTGGGACAATGTGGCGGTAGATACCATATTCTGGCCAGCAGGAAGAACAACACTCAAACAGCAGAGCTAATGGAGAAGATAGAGGAGATGGTGGCAGGAAACTATCAATGTAATGGAGACTGA